Proteins from one Pseudarthrobacter sp. BIM B-2242 genomic window:
- a CDS encoding SRPBCC domain-containing protein: MTNNLSVVINADAPQVWIMLREPAKVAQWHGWDTDELPAEINEIYFGSNVVEAPDHTSLTVNGGDVFDLKPVPGGTQVSITRAALDHNSEWAAWDEDITQGWLTFLQQLRFALEHHPHGKRHTLFFEFPGGHGSAIEKLGLSDVPKPGEPYQLTLPTGEDISGKVWYRSNHQVGLTVHGYAEHGDGLLIVADQPVIEDVRPDGGAMVIASTYDLGAHKLESIQSSWDGWRAENYPTEKAAN; the protein is encoded by the coding sequence ATGACGAACAATCTGAGCGTAGTGATTAATGCTGATGCGCCGCAGGTCTGGATCATGCTGCGCGAACCGGCCAAGGTGGCCCAGTGGCACGGCTGGGACACTGACGAACTGCCGGCCGAAATCAACGAGATCTACTTTGGCAGCAACGTCGTCGAAGCACCGGACCACACGAGTCTGACCGTCAACGGCGGCGACGTCTTTGATCTGAAGCCTGTGCCGGGCGGGACCCAGGTCAGCATCACCCGGGCTGCCCTGGACCACAACTCCGAGTGGGCGGCGTGGGATGAGGACATCACCCAGGGCTGGCTGACGTTCCTCCAGCAGCTCCGGTTCGCCCTGGAACATCATCCGCACGGCAAGCGGCACACCCTTTTCTTCGAGTTCCCGGGCGGCCACGGTTCGGCGATCGAGAAGCTGGGACTGTCTGATGTTCCCAAGCCGGGCGAGCCGTACCAGCTGACGCTGCCCACCGGGGAGGATATCTCCGGCAAGGTCTGGTACCGCAGCAACCACCAGGTGGGGCTCACCGTCCACGGATACGCCGAGCACGGCGACGGCCTGCTGATCGTCGCGGATCAGCCCGTCATCGAGGATGTAAGGCCCGACGGCGGCGCGATGGTTATTGCCTCCACCTACGACCTGGGTGCCCACAAGCTGGAGTCCATCCAGTCGTCCTGGGACGGGTGGCGGGCTGAGAACTACCCCACAGAGAAGGCCGCCAACTGA
- a CDS encoding DUF6707 family protein, producing MTETPAARHYSEQQAGSLTSGDHLLLPDGERTAEIQRVELEPDDFGTPAVVLASLTGGGTIRIAAGSTVRVAHSVVHDVSLQDLMLEDEANENPASDAVTRLPAAAHPSRDEQRGAEPLEKQPPAAAEAAPAAPAVVVPPLPAIPPAVSGPSAEELARIPEPQGTPESVVAAAAEEHPDAVGVLLLADKLAKGINFKSGSCLKDLSDLAHELFITLKDPDGALAVADLLNVLPFDGNPGRWASVEASLALSSYICRQDRQDDRAEVYEKLLRTPESQETDPFKARMNAKVRQRSLNEPNLYDKEIFRSIDNSNHEAEREWRLLRLESLLFLRAHGGSETIGLGELQRRISNELEAVRA from the coding sequence ATGACCGAAACCCCAGCCGCCCGGCACTACAGCGAACAGCAGGCTGGATCTCTGACGTCCGGCGATCATCTCCTCCTTCCCGACGGTGAACGCACCGCCGAAATCCAGCGAGTGGAGCTTGAGCCGGATGATTTCGGGACCCCTGCCGTGGTTCTGGCAAGCCTCACCGGCGGCGGCACCATCCGCATCGCGGCGGGCTCCACGGTGAGGGTCGCTCACAGCGTTGTCCACGATGTCAGCCTCCAGGACCTCATGCTCGAAGACGAAGCAAACGAGAACCCGGCGTCCGACGCCGTTACCCGGCTTCCGGCGGCAGCGCACCCGTCCCGGGACGAACAGCGCGGCGCGGAACCGTTGGAAAAGCAGCCCCCCGCAGCGGCGGAGGCAGCCCCGGCGGCTCCCGCCGTCGTCGTGCCTCCCCTGCCTGCCATCCCGCCCGCGGTGAGCGGCCCGTCCGCGGAGGAACTCGCGCGCATCCCCGAGCCGCAGGGCACCCCGGAGTCCGTAGTGGCGGCTGCCGCCGAGGAACATCCGGACGCCGTGGGTGTCCTGCTGCTGGCGGACAAGCTGGCAAAGGGCATCAACTTCAAGTCGGGCAGCTGCCTGAAGGACCTGAGCGACCTCGCCCACGAGCTGTTCATCACGCTGAAGGATCCCGACGGCGCCCTGGCTGTGGCGGACCTGCTCAACGTCCTGCCCTTCGACGGCAATCCGGGCAGGTGGGCCTCCGTCGAAGCGTCACTGGCGCTGTCCAGCTACATCTGCCGCCAGGACCGGCAGGACGACCGCGCCGAGGTGTATGAGAAGCTGCTGCGGACTCCGGAGAGCCAGGAAACGGATCCTTTCAAGGCACGCATGAACGCCAAGGTCCGCCAGCGTTCCCTGAACGAACCCAACCTGTACGACAAAGAGATCTTCCGCTCCATCGACAATTCCAACCACGAGGCCGAGCGGGAGTGGCGGCTGCTGCGTCTGGAATCCCTGCTCTTCCTGCGGGCCCACGGCGGGTCTGAGACCATCGGGCTCGGCGAACTGCAGCGCCGGATCAGCAACGAGCTCGAGGCCGTCCGGGCCTGA
- a CDS encoding NUDIX hydrolase family protein, which yields MNVRTPDPNPGWLSEEDLFEARGRLPMIYVEAVPVRLDPLGFVNEVGTLLQADEDGNMIRSLVSGRVIYRETIRGALLRHMEKDLGPLAFPQLPISPVPFTVAEYFPAPSHTGFTDDRQHAVSLAYVIPVTGECEPRQDALELTWMTPEEVLSPGVQLEFSGGRGALVRQALAFAGVGF from the coding sequence ATGAACGTTCGCACTCCTGACCCCAATCCCGGCTGGCTCTCCGAGGAAGACCTCTTTGAGGCCCGCGGGAGGCTGCCCATGATCTACGTAGAGGCTGTTCCGGTCAGGCTGGATCCGCTGGGGTTCGTGAACGAGGTTGGCACGCTGCTGCAGGCCGATGAAGACGGCAACATGATCCGCTCGCTGGTGTCAGGCAGGGTCATCTACCGCGAGACCATCCGCGGCGCGCTCCTGCGCCACATGGAGAAGGACCTGGGACCGCTCGCCTTCCCGCAGCTGCCCATCAGCCCCGTGCCGTTCACGGTGGCCGAATACTTCCCCGCCCCGTCCCACACCGGCTTCACCGATGACCGCCAACACGCCGTGTCCCTGGCCTACGTCATCCCTGTGACGGGCGAGTGCGAGCCGCGCCAGGACGCCCTGGAACTGACCTGGATGACCCCGGAAGAAGTGCTGAGCCCGGGCGTGCAACTCGAATTCAGCGGCGGTCGCGGAGCCTTGGTCCGCCAGGCGCTGGCCTTCGCTGGAGTGGGCTTCTGA
- a CDS encoding VOC family protein, protein MLRVRPVHFTSRPEKWEELLAALGLAKTVDHGPWREFDAGSGRLALHVTEAGSPDDGTTSFGVEVGDLAEFARRTSLAGDESGSTTAELITADHGESCRITGRDGFTFLADPGAREVNGSGADAAVTVVGVWFTADPGPAAMTLQDIGARFRPVPDADETADFTAKNGGVLMVRPASGPSRSGLGFEYDGDVGTLRDRLAAAGLEVSETEEAFGRTLHVANPDAEGASTANPAPSIPPTLWISQRHREN, encoded by the coding sequence ATGCTGCGTGTCAGGCCCGTCCACTTCACGTCCCGCCCGGAAAAATGGGAGGAGCTCCTGGCGGCCCTGGGCCTCGCCAAGACCGTAGACCACGGTCCGTGGCGGGAGTTCGACGCCGGTTCGGGCAGGCTGGCCCTCCACGTCACCGAGGCCGGCTCACCGGACGACGGGACGACGTCGTTCGGCGTCGAAGTGGGCGACCTCGCCGAGTTTGCCCGCCGCACCAGCCTGGCCGGGGACGAATCCGGCAGCACCACTGCCGAGCTCATCACCGCGGACCACGGCGAATCCTGCCGCATCACGGGCCGGGACGGCTTCACCTTCCTAGCGGACCCCGGTGCCCGCGAGGTGAACGGCAGCGGTGCTGATGCTGCGGTGACGGTCGTCGGCGTCTGGTTCACGGCCGATCCCGGTCCGGCCGCCATGACGCTGCAGGACATCGGCGCCAGGTTCCGTCCTGTCCCCGACGCCGACGAAACCGCGGACTTTACCGCCAAGAACGGCGGGGTGCTGATGGTCCGGCCGGCGTCCGGCCCCTCGCGGTCGGGCCTGGGATTTGAGTACGACGGCGATGTGGGCACCCTGCGCGACCGGCTCGCCGCGGCCGGACTGGAGGTCAGCGAAACGGAAGAGGCCTTCGGCCGGACCCTCCACGTGGCCAACCCCGACGCCGAGGGCGCAAGCACGGCGAACCCGGCACCCAGCATCCCGCCCACACTGTGGATTTCGCAGCGGCACCGGGAAAACTGA
- a CDS encoding YdeI family protein: protein MAIELEELLVKDAAAWRAWLEEHHADSPGVWLVLHKKGGNVTELDYDAALDEALCFGWIDGQVNKRDAETYSQRMTRRTPKSPWSARNVGHVARLEAAGRMTDAGRAAVESAKADGRWEIAYGGQATAEVPPDLAAAIAAVPAAQAMFDVLTSVNRYALIYRTISVKQAATRERKIAGFVEMLARGETPFPQKRKPAAPPN from the coding sequence ATGGCCATTGAACTTGAGGAACTGCTGGTTAAGGATGCGGCCGCATGGCGGGCCTGGCTGGAAGAGCACCACGCGGACAGCCCCGGCGTGTGGCTTGTCCTCCACAAGAAGGGCGGCAATGTCACGGAACTGGACTACGACGCCGCGCTTGATGAGGCGTTGTGTTTCGGGTGGATCGATGGACAGGTCAATAAGCGCGACGCGGAGACCTACAGCCAGCGCATGACCCGCCGCACCCCGAAGAGCCCCTGGTCAGCCCGGAATGTGGGGCACGTTGCCCGGCTGGAAGCCGCGGGCAGGATGACCGACGCCGGGCGGGCCGCCGTCGAAAGCGCCAAGGCGGACGGCCGCTGGGAGATCGCTTATGGCGGACAGGCAACCGCAGAGGTTCCGCCCGATCTGGCGGCGGCGATCGCAGCCGTCCCGGCGGCGCAGGCGATGTTCGATGTCCTCACATCCGTCAACCGATACGCCCTGATTTACAGGACGATTTCGGTGAAGCAGGCGGCCACGCGCGAACGGAAAATCGCAGGTTTTGTGGAGATGCTGGCCCGTGGCGAGACACCGTTCCCGCAGAAGCGGAAGCCCGCCGCCCCGCCCAACTAA
- a CDS encoding ABC transporter ATP-binding protein, giving the protein MSASVESSTNSHLQITDVTKNFASQAVLRGVNLSVAKGGTTAIVGPSGSGKTTLLRLIAGFEHPATGSISLNGTKVAGDGVWLPAHKRHVGYVAQDGALFPHLTVGQNIAFGLDARKLPGGRGAVTARISELLEMVSLDSSMAKRRPHQLSGGQQQRVALARALAREPELMLLDEPFSALDAGLRVATRRAVAKVLAAAGVTTILVTHDQAEALSFADQVAVMRGGRLAQIGNPFVVYTRPADRATAEFLGDAVILDAWMEGSLANCSLGGIPVRRPPAQGRVQLMLRPEQIRIAEGGPIRGVVVDTDYFGPETTVRLKLAVPPELAGGKDHRYPGGGEIITIRHWNASIARPGMELCLRVVGEGVAFPLDD; this is encoded by the coding sequence ATCTCAGCATCAGTGGAGTCGTCGACCAACAGCCACCTGCAGATTACCGACGTCACCAAGAATTTCGCGTCCCAGGCTGTGCTCAGGGGTGTCAACCTGTCGGTGGCCAAGGGCGGCACCACGGCCATTGTGGGCCCGTCCGGCTCGGGCAAGACCACGCTCCTGCGGCTGATCGCAGGCTTTGAACACCCGGCCACGGGCAGCATTTCGCTCAATGGCACCAAGGTGGCCGGCGACGGCGTGTGGCTGCCGGCGCATAAACGCCACGTGGGGTACGTGGCCCAGGACGGTGCCCTGTTCCCGCACCTGACCGTGGGCCAGAACATCGCGTTCGGCCTGGATGCACGCAAGCTCCCCGGCGGACGCGGTGCTGTCACTGCCCGGATCAGCGAACTGCTGGAGATGGTCTCCCTGGACTCATCCATGGCAAAACGGCGGCCCCACCAGCTCTCCGGCGGCCAGCAGCAGCGTGTTGCCCTGGCCCGCGCCCTGGCCCGTGAACCGGAACTGATGCTGCTGGACGAGCCGTTCTCGGCCCTCGACGCCGGACTCCGGGTGGCCACCCGGCGGGCCGTGGCCAAGGTCCTGGCTGCCGCCGGGGTGACCACCATCCTGGTCACCCACGACCAGGCCGAGGCTTTGTCCTTCGCCGACCAGGTGGCCGTGATGCGGGGCGGCAGGCTGGCGCAGATCGGCAACCCGTTTGTGGTCTACACGCGCCCTGCCGATCGTGCCACGGCCGAATTCCTGGGCGACGCCGTCATCCTGGACGCCTGGATGGAAGGCTCGCTGGCCAACTGCTCGCTCGGCGGAATCCCCGTCCGCCGCCCGCCGGCACAGGGCCGCGTGCAGCTGATGCTGCGGCCCGAACAGATCAGGATCGCCGAAGGCGGCCCCATCCGCGGCGTCGTGGTGGACACCGACTACTTCGGCCCGGAAACCACCGTGCGGCTGAAGCTGGCTGTTCCGCCCGAACTGGCCGGCGGCAAGGACCACCGCTATCCCGGTGGCGGCGAGATCATCACCATCCGGCACTGGAACGCCTCGATCGCCCGGCCCGGCATGGAGCTCTGCCTGCGGGTGGTGGGGGAAGGCGTGGCGTTTCCGCTGGACGACTGA
- a CDS encoding iron ABC transporter permease, with amino-acid sequence MAGKGNSPRPPLAVALLATLLALFGLIPLGYVIYMTAVTGWDTSIELIFRPRVGELLANTLLLMLIVVPATLVVGVGGAWLVERTKLRGHKWWAVLLAAPLAIPAFVNSYGWVSAIPSLEGVWSGALIATLSYFPLVYIPAAATLSRLDPAIEQSAASLGLGPWRVFFRVVLPQLRIAVTGGGLLVGLHLLAEYGAFAMIRFETFTTAIMQQYASTFNGTAGNMLASVLVFFCLILLVLEARSRGTARYARIGSGAQSKPLRLALHRYQIPAQLGLLALTGLAFGLPLWFVIRWIVAGGAEIWDVAEFVPALLQTLGLGLAGAVAATVVAFPMAYLAVRHPGWFSKSLELSNYITSSMPGIVVGLAFVTVAINVAPDIYQTTALLVAAYVLLFIPRALVNIRAGLAQAPKELDEAARALGRSPLNAFLKITLRLTAPAAAGGAALVFLAVVTELTATLLLSPNGTTTLATAFWSKSSEIDYAGAAPYALLMILLSAPMTYLLFQQSKKVAGQ; translated from the coding sequence ATGGCGGGCAAGGGCAACAGCCCTCGCCCGCCATTGGCGGTTGCGCTCCTTGCCACCCTGCTGGCTCTGTTCGGCCTCATCCCGTTGGGCTATGTCATCTACATGACAGCGGTCACCGGCTGGGACACGAGCATTGAGCTGATCTTCCGCCCCCGGGTGGGCGAACTGTTGGCCAACACCCTCCTGCTGATGCTCATCGTGGTGCCCGCGACCCTGGTGGTCGGCGTGGGCGGCGCCTGGCTGGTGGAACGCACCAAGCTGCGGGGCCACAAGTGGTGGGCCGTGCTCCTGGCGGCGCCGCTGGCCATTCCCGCGTTTGTGAACAGCTATGGCTGGGTGTCCGCCATCCCCTCCCTGGAAGGCGTCTGGTCCGGCGCGCTGATCGCCACGCTGTCGTACTTTCCGCTGGTCTACATTCCGGCCGCGGCCACGCTCAGCCGGCTGGATCCGGCCATCGAGCAGTCAGCGGCGTCCTTGGGCCTGGGTCCGTGGCGGGTCTTCTTCCGCGTCGTGCTGCCCCAGCTGCGCATCGCCGTCACCGGCGGCGGCCTGCTGGTGGGCCTGCACCTGCTGGCCGAGTACGGCGCCTTCGCGATGATCCGCTTTGAGACGTTTACGACGGCGATCATGCAGCAGTACGCTTCTACGTTCAACGGCACGGCCGGAAACATGCTGGCCAGCGTCCTGGTGTTTTTCTGCCTGATCCTGCTGGTCCTGGAAGCCCGCAGCCGCGGCACGGCCCGCTACGCGCGGATCGGGTCCGGTGCCCAGTCCAAACCCCTGCGCCTGGCGCTGCACCGCTACCAGATTCCTGCCCAGCTGGGACTGCTGGCGCTCACCGGCCTGGCATTCGGCCTGCCGCTGTGGTTTGTCATCCGGTGGATCGTGGCAGGCGGGGCAGAGATCTGGGATGTTGCGGAGTTTGTCCCCGCGCTGCTGCAGACGCTGGGCTTGGGCCTGGCGGGCGCTGTGGCCGCGACCGTTGTGGCCTTCCCCATGGCGTACCTGGCGGTCCGGCATCCGGGCTGGTTCAGCAAGTCCCTGGAGCTCTCCAACTACATCACAAGCTCCATGCCCGGCATTGTGGTGGGCCTGGCCTTCGTCACCGTGGCCATCAACGTTGCCCCGGACATCTACCAAACCACCGCGCTGTTGGTGGCGGCGTACGTGCTGCTGTTCATTCCGCGCGCGCTGGTGAACATCCGTGCCGGGCTGGCGCAGGCTCCCAAAGAGCTGGACGAAGCGGCGCGTGCCCTGGGCAGGTCGCCGCTCAATGCCTTCCTGAAGATCACGTTGCGCCTCACGGCTCCGGCGGCCGCCGGCGGCGCGGCGCTTGTGTTCCTCGCCGTGGTGACCGAACTGACTGCCACGCTGCTGCTGTCCCCCAACGGGACAACCACCCTGGCCACCGCATTCTGGTCCAAGAGCAGCGAGATCGACTACGCCGGCGCCGCCCCCTACGCACTGCTGATGATCCTGCTCTCGGCACCCATGACATACCTTCTCTTCCAGCAGTCCAAGAAAGTGGCCGGACAGTGA
- a CDS encoding iron ABC transporter substrate-binding protein has protein sequence MKIRSSALAGIALAATAALGLTACGGSTTPAATTSPSASASAEAVSGEITVYNAQHESMTKAWVEEFTKETGVKVTLRQGKDTEMSNQIIQEGDKSPADVFITENSPAMTQVENAGLFADLTDEVKNQVPAEYRPSTNKWTGVAARSTVFVYNKEKLTEDKLPKSLSDLAGSEWKGRWGASPSGADFQAIVSAYLELKGEAETEEWLTAMKENFKGYQGNGAVLKAVNAGEIEGGVIYHYYYFGDQAKTGENSNNVASHYFKNQDPGAFVSISGGGVLKSSKNKAAADAFLAFITGKKGQEQLQTGKDFEYTVGSGVASNEKLVPLAELQAPTVDSSKLNSKKVTELMTKAGLL, from the coding sequence ATGAAGATCCGCTCCAGCGCCCTGGCCGGCATCGCACTCGCCGCCACGGCAGCCCTCGGACTGACCGCCTGCGGCGGCAGCACCACCCCGGCAGCCACCACTTCCCCTTCCGCTTCCGCTTCCGCCGAAGCCGTTTCCGGCGAAATCACGGTGTACAACGCCCAGCACGAATCCATGACTAAGGCCTGGGTGGAGGAGTTCACCAAGGAGACCGGCGTCAAGGTGACCCTGCGCCAGGGCAAGGACACCGAGATGTCCAACCAGATCATCCAGGAGGGCGACAAGTCCCCCGCAGATGTTTTCATCACCGAAAACTCCCCCGCCATGACCCAGGTGGAAAACGCAGGCCTGTTCGCCGATCTCACTGACGAGGTCAAGAACCAGGTCCCGGCCGAGTACCGGCCCTCCACCAACAAGTGGACCGGTGTCGCAGCCCGCTCCACCGTGTTTGTGTACAACAAGGAAAAGCTCACCGAAGACAAGCTGCCCAAGTCCCTCTCAGACCTGGCCGGCTCCGAATGGAAGGGCCGCTGGGGCGCATCGCCGTCCGGCGCCGACTTCCAGGCGATCGTTTCCGCCTACCTGGAGCTCAAGGGCGAGGCCGAAACCGAAGAGTGGCTCACAGCCATGAAGGAAAACTTCAAGGGCTACCAGGGCAACGGCGCTGTTTTGAAGGCCGTGAACGCCGGTGAGATCGAAGGTGGCGTGATCTACCACTACTACTACTTCGGTGATCAGGCCAAGACCGGCGAGAACTCCAACAACGTCGCCAGCCACTACTTCAAGAACCAGGATCCGGGCGCGTTCGTCTCCATCTCCGGCGGTGGCGTGCTGAAGTCCTCCAAGAACAAGGCCGCTGCAGACGCGTTCCTCGCCTTCATCACGGGCAAGAAGGGCCAGGAGCAGCTCCAGACTGGCAAGGACTTCGAATACACCGTGGGCTCCGGTGTTGCCTCGAACGAGAAGCTGGTTCCGCTGGCAGAACTGCAGGCACCGACTGTTGACTCCTCCAAGCTGAACTCCAAGAAGGTCACGGAGCTGATGACCAAGGCTGGTCTGCTCTAA
- a CDS encoding glycoside hydrolase family 76 protein: MTMPDVEPADWPGRANQAARSVTQRFGRRLLFLPGTHLAAVRWPSKVLDSLLHPWHYWWQAHYVDCLVDAGRRELGNGATPAARFNGPGSPSAGKLASRLVTGIRLRNAFTFVNSYYDDMAWLALATLRLEALARETRKPGRRRNARIHKTLTLQFDSASTDHLGGGTFWSTKRDFKNTPATAPVALYYARTGQQAKAQRLVDWLNTVLFDQAQGLYVDGARLNAAGEITVENTIYTYNQGPVLGALLELGGEANLARAATLIRAVDKHLTVPAHAVVPGSPPDSRTSILRCDGTGDGGLFTGILCRYLALAAADARLPEGARTTAGELVTATAGAFWAGRRTQGGPVFSIHAAQPADATYPPGAGVELSTQLQAWMVLEAAASVQQGPSTN, from the coding sequence ATGACAATGCCGGATGTGGAGCCCGCAGACTGGCCGGGCCGGGCCAACCAGGCCGCGCGTTCGGTGACGCAGCGTTTCGGCCGGCGGCTGCTGTTCCTGCCTGGAACCCACCTCGCGGCGGTCCGCTGGCCATCAAAGGTGCTTGATAGCCTCCTCCACCCCTGGCACTACTGGTGGCAGGCGCACTACGTGGACTGCCTGGTGGACGCGGGGCGCCGCGAACTGGGCAACGGAGCAACCCCGGCGGCACGGTTCAACGGCCCGGGCAGCCCCAGCGCCGGCAAGCTGGCGTCCAGGCTGGTCACGGGCATCCGGCTGCGGAACGCCTTCACGTTTGTCAACAGCTATTACGACGACATGGCCTGGCTGGCACTCGCCACCCTTCGATTGGAGGCCCTGGCCAGGGAGACGCGCAAACCGGGCCGCCGGCGCAATGCCAGGATCCACAAGACACTGACCCTGCAGTTTGATTCCGCCTCCACCGACCATCTGGGCGGCGGGACGTTCTGGAGCACAAAGCGGGACTTCAAGAACACGCCGGCCACCGCTCCCGTGGCTCTCTACTACGCCCGCACCGGCCAGCAGGCCAAGGCGCAGCGCCTTGTGGACTGGCTCAACACGGTCCTGTTCGATCAGGCACAGGGGCTCTATGTCGACGGGGCGCGCCTCAACGCGGCCGGTGAGATCACGGTGGAGAACACCATCTATACGTACAACCAGGGCCCGGTACTGGGAGCCCTCCTGGAGCTCGGCGGCGAGGCCAACCTGGCCCGGGCCGCTACGCTCATCCGCGCCGTGGACAAGCACCTGACGGTACCTGCGCACGCGGTGGTGCCGGGGAGCCCCCCGGACAGCCGCACCAGCATCCTCCGCTGCGACGGGACGGGCGACGGCGGACTCTTCACCGGGATCCTCTGCCGTTACCTGGCGCTCGCCGCCGCCGATGCCAGGCTTCCGGAGGGCGCCCGCACCACCGCCGGCGAGCTCGTGACCGCTACCGCGGGAGCATTCTGGGCGGGCCGGCGCACCCAAGGCGGGCCGGTCTTTTCCATCCACGCAGCGCAGCCGGCGGACGCCACGTATCCCCCGGGCGCCGGCGTCGAACTTTCCACCCAGCTGCAGGCCTGGATGGTATTGGAGGCTGCCGCCTCGGTTCAGCAGGGACCCTCAACGAATTAG
- a CDS encoding SDR family NAD(P)-dependent oxidoreductase, with product MDVNGTVALITGGASGLGAATAKRLFDAGASVVLIDLPSSAGAAFAAELNAGGGAAAGAGYPQAVFVPADVTSEAEVQAAVDTAVTLGPLRIVVNCAGIATPGKVLGRDGVLPLETFNRVIQVNLVGTFNVLRLAAAAMAATEPVSTELGGPERGVIVNTASVAAFDGQIGQPAYAASKGAVAAMTLPLARELARSLVRVVTIAPGIFETPMMAGLPQDAQDSLGRQVPHPSRLGKPAEYANLVAHIVENAMLNGETIRLDGAIRMGPK from the coding sequence ATGGACGTCAACGGTACGGTCGCGCTGATTACGGGCGGGGCGTCCGGTTTGGGCGCCGCGACGGCAAAACGCCTGTTCGACGCCGGCGCCTCGGTGGTGTTGATCGACCTGCCTTCGTCCGCCGGTGCGGCTTTCGCCGCGGAGCTGAACGCCGGCGGGGGTGCTGCCGCGGGTGCCGGCTACCCGCAGGCGGTCTTTGTCCCCGCTGACGTCACCAGCGAAGCGGAGGTGCAGGCCGCCGTCGATACCGCTGTAACCCTGGGGCCGCTCCGGATCGTGGTGAACTGCGCAGGGATCGCCACGCCCGGCAAGGTGCTGGGCCGGGACGGCGTCCTCCCGCTGGAGACGTTCAACCGGGTCATCCAGGTGAACCTCGTCGGGACCTTCAACGTTCTGCGCCTGGCTGCCGCCGCCATGGCTGCCACAGAGCCGGTCAGTACGGAGCTGGGCGGCCCCGAGCGCGGCGTCATCGTGAATACGGCATCCGTGGCGGCCTTCGACGGGCAGATCGGGCAGCCTGCCTACGCCGCCTCAAAAGGTGCCGTCGCTGCAATGACGCTCCCGCTGGCACGGGAACTGGCGCGCTCGCTGGTGCGGGTGGTGACCATCGCCCCCGGAATTTTCGAAACCCCCATGATGGCGGGCCTTCCGCAGGACGCGCAGGACTCGCTGGGCCGGCAGGTTCCGCACCCCTCGCGCCTCGGCAAGCCTGCAGAGTATGCCAATCTGGTGGCCCACATCGTGGAGAACGCGATGCTCAACGGCGAAACCATCCGGCTCGACGGCGCCATCCGGATGGGCCCGAAGTGA
- a CDS encoding acyl-CoA dehydrogenase family protein: protein MNGLPTADFFAFESLLSPKERAKLAGLREFLAAEIAPYASDWWNKAEFPAHILPKLAALELSTPAQRGYSNLFAGLVIAEMTRVDTSIATFFLVHHDLFVESLYGFGSAGQKDRLLADASSLRITGAFALTEPGHGSDVAGGMETRARRISSRTGEPDDDGDTWVLNGAKRWIGNGTFCDYMLVWARDESAGADAPGAVRGFIVDASLPGVSRSRIENKIALRTVQNADIVFKDVRVAEADRFAGINSFEDTNQLLRGSRIMVAWQAVGQQLAAFDVARQYAVERQQFGRPLAKFQLIQQQLVTMLGNTVASMGMMARLAQLQDDGAADMPQVALAKSYTSARMRETVALGRSILGGNGIVTDYRMAKIFADAEAIYTYEGSFEINTLIVGRAVTGVSAIV, encoded by the coding sequence GTGAACGGGCTCCCAACGGCCGACTTCTTCGCATTCGAGTCGCTCCTCAGTCCGAAGGAGCGGGCCAAGCTGGCCGGGCTGCGCGAATTCCTCGCCGCGGAGATCGCCCCCTATGCCTCGGACTGGTGGAACAAGGCCGAGTTTCCGGCGCATATCCTGCCCAAACTCGCCGCCCTGGAACTGAGTACACCGGCCCAGCGCGGCTACAGCAACCTGTTCGCGGGACTCGTCATTGCCGAAATGACGCGCGTGGACACCTCCATAGCCACGTTCTTCCTGGTCCACCACGACCTGTTTGTGGAGTCGCTCTACGGCTTTGGCTCGGCCGGCCAGAAAGACCGGCTGCTGGCTGACGCGTCAAGCCTGCGCATCACCGGAGCCTTCGCCCTCACCGAGCCCGGGCACGGTTCCGATGTGGCCGGCGGGATGGAAACGCGGGCGCGCCGGATCTCCAGCCGCACCGGAGAGCCCGACGACGACGGCGACACCTGGGTGCTTAACGGCGCCAAGCGCTGGATCGGTAACGGGACGTTCTGCGACTACATGCTTGTGTGGGCCAGGGACGAATCCGCAGGCGCCGACGCTCCGGGCGCGGTCCGCGGGTTCATTGTTGATGCTTCCCTGCCGGGGGTAAGCCGGAGCCGGATCGAAAATAAGATCGCGCTGCGGACCGTGCAGAATGCCGACATTGTCTTCAAGGACGTCCGGGTGGCAGAAGCTGACCGGTTTGCCGGGATCAACAGCTTCGAGGACACCAACCAGCTCCTGCGCGGCTCACGGATCATGGTGGCCTGGCAGGCGGTGGGGCAGCAGCTGGCGGCATTCGACGTGGCCCGGCAGTACGCCGTCGAACGCCAACAGTTCGGGCGGCCGCTGGCGAAGTTCCAGCTCATCCAGCAGCAGCTCGTGACCATGCTGGGGAACACCGTGGCGAGCATGGGGATGATGGCGCGGCTCGCACAGCTGCAGGACGACGGCGCGGCGGACATGCCGCAGGTGGCCCTTGCCAAGTCCTACACAAGCGCCCGGATGCGCGAAACCGTGGCGCTGGGCCGGTCCATCCTCGGTGGCAACGGCATCGTGACCGACTACCGGATGGCCAAGATTTTCGCCGACGCCGAGGCGATCTACACCTACGAGGGCTCGTTCGAGATCAACACCCTCATTGTGGGCCGTGCGGTCACGGGGGTCTCGGCGATCGTCTGA